From Zingiber officinale cultivar Zhangliang chromosome 5B, Zo_v1.1, whole genome shotgun sequence, the proteins below share one genomic window:
- the LOC121987600 gene encoding 3-oxo-5-alpha-steroid 4-dehydrogenase 1-like, with amino-acid sequence MLSAITALGLFYPPPPSIFLTAMSAITCTSLAFIGVSEVRGKHLSYSKFWSANKPGGGGADPVRISSRAGMLFFYTPALLASAAAFAVPSLMADERGLLVALALLLHFLKRDFEVLFVHQFSGAIVLDSAISISFSYFINTVCILYAQYLAVGAPEPAVNLKYPGAVVFAVGMLGNLYHHILLSKLRKKGDKGYKIPEGGLFGLVICPHYLFEIIIWVGVALMAQTLNAASFVLGSAFYLMGRSWATKRWYVSKFESFPKGIKALLPYIY; translated from the exons ATGCTGTCGGCGATCACGGCCCTGGGCCTCTTCTACCCTCCGCCGCCTTCGATCTTCCTCACGGCGATGTCCGCAATCACCTGCACCTCCCTCGCCTTCATCGGCGTCTCCGAGGTGCGGGGCAAGCACCTTAGCTACTCCAAGTTCTGGAGCGCGAACAAACCCGGAGGCGGCGGCGCCGATCCGGTCCGCATCTCCAGCCGCGCCGGGATGCTCTTCTTCTACACGCCCGCGCTGCTCGCCTCCGCCGCCGCCTTCGCCGTCCCAAGCCTCATGGCCGACGAGAGGGGCCTCTTGGTCGCGCTCGCCCTCCTGCTTCATTTCCTCAAGAGGGATTTCGAG GTACTATTCGTTCACCAATTCAGCGGGGCCATCGTGCTGGACTCGGCCATTTCGATATCCTTCAGCTATTTCATCAACACCGTTTGCATCCTGTACGCTCAGTATCTGGCCGTGGGCGCGCCCGAACCAGCAGTGAACCTCAAGTACCCTGGCGCGGTCGTGTTCGCTGTCGGAATGCTCGGCAACTTGTACCATCACATCCTCCTCTCGAAGCTGAGAAAGAAGGGAGACAAAGGCTACAAGATCCCTGAGGGTGGGCTGTTTGGCTTGGTCATCTGCCCGCACTATCTCTTTGAAATAATCATTTGGGTTGGGGTTGCACTCATGGCGCAGACTCTGAATGCCGCCTCCTTCGTGCTTGGTTCGGCGTTCTACTTGATGGGCAGGAGTTGGGCAACGAAGAGATGGTATGTCTCCAAGTTTGAGAGCTTTCCTAAAGGAATCAAGGCACTGCTGCCTTACATTTACTGA